A part of Longimicrobiales bacterium genomic DNA contains:
- the mdh gene encoding malate dehydrogenase, with translation MSANKITVVGAGHVGATCSQLLAQKELAKEVILVDIAEGIPQGKGLDQWESAPIEGCDSRVYGSNDYEASAGSEIFIVTAGIARKPGMSRDDLLKTNAGVIRSVTNEIKRVAPDSIIIMVTNPLDVMAQVALEASGFPRERVIGMAGVLDTARYRSFIALELDVSIEDIQALVLGGHGDTMVPLASYTSVSGIPLTQLIPQDRIDALVERTRKGGGEIVSHLKTGSAYYAPAAAAVQMAEAIVKDKRRILPCAAWLQGEYGFNDMYLGVPCLLGENGLERIVEVELGEAERAALKTSADHVTSTVAALKAIEAAG, from the coding sequence ATGAGCGCGAATAAGATTACTGTCGTCGGTGCCGGACACGTGGGAGCCACCTGCTCTCAGCTTCTGGCCCAGAAGGAACTCGCCAAAGAAGTCATCCTCGTCGACATCGCCGAGGGTATCCCGCAAGGTAAGGGACTGGACCAGTGGGAGAGCGCCCCAATCGAGGGCTGCGACTCGCGGGTCTACGGCTCGAACGACTACGAGGCGTCCGCAGGGTCGGAGATCTTCATCGTCACGGCCGGAATCGCTCGCAAGCCGGGGATGAGCCGAGACGATCTACTCAAGACGAACGCTGGCGTCATCCGTTCGGTCACGAACGAGATCAAGCGCGTCGCTCCGGACTCGATCATCATCATGGTGACGAATCCACTCGATGTGATGGCTCAGGTTGCCCTCGAGGCTTCCGGCTTCCCGCGCGAGCGAGTCATCGGCATGGCCGGCGTTCTCGACACCGCGCGCTATCGCTCCTTCATCGCGCTCGAGCTCGACGTGTCGATCGAAGACATCCAGGCACTCGTCCTCGGGGGCCACGGCGACACCATGGTGCCGCTCGCCAGCTACACGTCCGTGAGTGGAATTCCGCTCACTCAGCTGATACCGCAGGATCGGATTGACGCGCTTGTGGAGCGCACCCGGAAGGGCGGGGGCGAGATCGTTTCCCACCTCAAGACAGGGAGCGCGTACTACGCGCCCGCCGCGGCCGCCGTCCAGATGGCCGAGGCCATCGTCAAGGACAAGCGCCGGATTCTTCCGTGCGCTGCCTGGCTCCAGGGTGAGTATGGCTTCAACGACATGTATCTCGGCGTGCCGTGCCTCCTTGGTGAGAACGGACTCGAGCGGATCGTCGAGGTCGAGCTTGGTGAGGCAGAGCGGGCTGCGCTGAAGACCAGCGCCGATCACGTGACATCCACCGTCGCCGCACTGAAGGCGATCGAAGCCGCAGGTTGA
- a CDS encoding TonB-dependent receptor — protein MCQQFVRTLLATFVVAFLFTGTAAAQQGTLTGTVTNETGAAVPQAQVTIRGGAPRTGVLANDQGVYLVNLPAGSYVVIVSHVAHADARFDVSVGPSGTTTLDISLLTQAAALTGGGVVVTVDRTSVGAGGRLVESAATTDVITSQEIQEFATFNSADHLRNAPGVDVVTHGMQNSNIVVRGFNNIFSGSLHMLSDYRLAGVPSLRVNLLHYIPTIDDDIDRIEVVLGPGSALYGPNTANGVVHIISKSPLSEQGTSFTLGSGTNGGGGPSAYQGSMRSAFLLSENLGVKISGQYLSGDEWEYVDPTEQTAQAFADANPAVCQADKITRGLSTAEAGVACGRIGDRKYEVERWSLEARADYQFAEDGTFVTTYGRNTSSGIELTGLGAGQTEDWVYDFFQARLSKGRLFAQGYYNGSNSGNSFLLRDGVTLVDESSLKVAQVQHGIDFAEGRQDFTYGFDYYRTNPASSRRIYGAYEDVDEMTEWGGYLQSKTALMPKLDLIIAGRIDSHSVLPNNVFSPRAALVFKPNENHGIRLTYNKAFSTPSALNYFLDIGGGFAPPPIGALGFTTRAYGSGLDGWSLRGPDDTFAWMRSPFTPAGSGGAGQLVPAQTPLMWQYYVGVLAAAGGIDPATAAFLSSLTPGNGDIVALAIDPNTQAALPLSQLVLPDLPPTIESTTQTFEVGWTGVISDRISIAADLYYTRKNDFISPLLVQTPLIGLDPVSMEAYLTPIVGPATAAALSAGAGKPGSPIALPLGVQSSNNVGAQGADLIVSYRNVGDIDLWGGDISFQAFLTNELSMTGSFSHVSDDTFPISDGSPIALNAPKEKGTVGLAYRNVVSGLSASARVRFASGFPAISAGFDGDVDSSSLVDLTAGYTIPSTRATLQASVTNLFDTAWQSFVGVPAIGRFMMLRVKYDLF, from the coding sequence ATGTGCCAACAATTCGTGCGAACTCTATTAGCGACCTTTGTGGTCGCGTTCCTGTTCACCGGCACCGCCGCCGCTCAGCAGGGAACCCTCACCGGGACCGTGACGAATGAGACCGGAGCGGCAGTCCCCCAAGCTCAGGTCACGATCCGGGGCGGTGCTCCCCGCACGGGTGTGTTGGCGAATGACCAGGGCGTCTATCTGGTGAACCTGCCTGCGGGTTCCTATGTCGTGATCGTGAGCCACGTTGCGCATGCAGATGCACGCTTCGACGTGTCTGTTGGACCGAGCGGCACGACGACGCTGGACATCTCGTTGCTTACTCAGGCTGCAGCCCTGACCGGGGGCGGCGTTGTCGTCACGGTCGACCGCACGTCGGTAGGCGCTGGTGGGAGGCTCGTCGAGTCAGCCGCCACGACCGATGTGATCACGAGTCAAGAGATCCAAGAGTTCGCGACGTTCAACAGTGCCGATCACCTGCGGAATGCTCCCGGCGTGGATGTAGTAACGCACGGAATGCAGAACTCGAACATCGTGGTGAGGGGGTTCAACAACATTTTCTCCGGCAGCTTGCACATGCTGTCCGATTATCGACTGGCAGGTGTTCCGTCACTCCGGGTGAACTTGCTTCACTACATCCCGACCATCGACGACGACATCGATCGGATCGAGGTCGTCCTAGGTCCGGGCTCGGCTCTGTACGGGCCAAACACGGCCAACGGGGTCGTTCACATTATCTCCAAATCACCACTCTCTGAGCAGGGGACGTCGTTCACTTTGGGGAGCGGGACGAATGGCGGAGGGGGCCCCTCTGCTTACCAAGGATCAATGCGGTCGGCCTTTCTTCTCAGTGAGAACCTCGGCGTGAAGATTTCTGGACAGTACCTGTCCGGAGATGAGTGGGAATACGTCGACCCGACCGAGCAGACGGCTCAGGCCTTTGCCGACGCGAACCCGGCGGTCTGTCAGGCAGACAAAATCACGCGGGGCCTCAGCACGGCAGAGGCGGGCGTCGCCTGCGGTCGGATCGGCGATCGGAAATATGAAGTCGAGCGCTGGAGTCTCGAAGCGCGGGCGGACTACCAGTTCGCAGAAGACGGGACGTTCGTGACGACATATGGGCGAAACACCTCGAGTGGTATCGAGTTGACCGGCCTCGGCGCCGGCCAGACCGAGGACTGGGTCTACGACTTCTTTCAGGCGCGTTTGAGCAAAGGGCGCCTGTTCGCTCAGGGTTATTACAACGGGAGTAACTCCGGAAATTCCTTCCTGTTGCGGGACGGCGTCACGCTGGTCGATGAGTCTTCCCTGAAGGTCGCCCAGGTCCAGCACGGCATCGACTTCGCAGAGGGGCGTCAGGACTTCACCTACGGTTTCGATTACTACCGTACGAATCCTGCATCCTCCCGCCGTATCTATGGGGCCTACGAAGACGTCGACGAGATGACCGAGTGGGGAGGGTATCTGCAGTCGAAGACCGCCCTCATGCCGAAACTCGACCTGATCATCGCAGGTCGCATCGACTCGCACTCGGTCTTGCCCAACAACGTATTCTCTCCGAGGGCCGCGCTGGTCTTCAAGCCGAACGAGAACCACGGCATCCGCCTCACGTACAACAAGGCGTTCTCCACCCCATCTGCGCTGAACTATTTCCTCGACATTGGTGGTGGTTTCGCTCCACCACCGATTGGTGCACTCGGGTTCACGACCCGAGCTTACGGTAGTGGGCTCGACGGGTGGTCTCTGCGCGGACCGGACGACACGTTCGCATGGATGCGTTCGCCGTTTACACCGGCAGGCTCGGGCGGGGCAGGCCAGCTCGTGCCCGCCCAGACGCCTCTCATGTGGCAGTACTACGTCGGGGTGCTGGCTGCGGCCGGTGGCATCGACCCAGCGACCGCGGCGTTCCTCTCCTCGCTTACCCCAGGCAACGGAGACATCGTTGCGTTGGCGATTGACCCGAACACCCAGGCCGCGCTGCCACTCAGCCAGCTCGTTCTTCCCGATCTGCCGCCGACAATCGAGTCGACCACACAGACGTTCGAGGTGGGCTGGACGGGTGTCATCAGCGATCGAATCTCGATCGCTGCTGACCTGTACTACACGAGGAAAAACGACTTCATCTCGCCGCTCCTCGTGCAGACGCCTCTCATCGGTCTCGACCCGGTCTCGATGGAGGCCTACCTGACCCCGATCGTTGGCCCGGCAACGGCGGCTGCGCTTTCGGCAGGTGCGGGCAAACCTGGGAGTCCGATCGCACTCCCGTTGGGTGTCCAGTCGTCCAACAATGTGGGGGCGCAAGGCGCTGACCTGATCGTTTCGTATCGCAACGTCGGTGACATCGACCTCTGGGGCGGGGACATCTCCTTCCAGGCCTTCCTCACCAACGAGCTATCGATGACCGGGTCGTTCTCTCATGTCAGTGATGACACGTTCCCGATCTCTGACGGATCACCGATCGCTCTTAACGCTCCGAAAGAGAAAGGGACTGTTGGACTCGCCTACCGCAATGTCGTCAGCGGGCTCAGCGCGTCGGCTCGTGTCCGATTCGCATCCGGTTTCCCGGCGATCTCGGCCGGGTTTGACGGTGATGTCGATTCGTCGTCACTGGTTGATCTGACGGCTGGATACACGATTCCGAGCACTCGGGCGACGCTTCAGGCTTCCGTGACGAATCTCTTCGATACGGCTTGGCAGTCCTTCGTGGGCGTGCCGGCGATCGGTCGCTTCATGATGCTCCGAGTGAAGTACGACCTCTTCTGA
- a CDS encoding RNA polymerase sigma factor, producing the protein MSEEHRLQTDLSDAELVERARAGEDAAMSALVQRYHGASYRVALSVVGDSDTAMDVAQDTFLKAFRSLDRFRGDASFKTWLLTITANEARGVLRKRQRRQEISIDDAGPISADGIDPVEAAAITDESTRARTMLERLPEKQKLSVSLRIDEGLSFREIGDVIGSSEGAARVNYFHGVRRLREMME; encoded by the coding sequence GTGAGCGAAGAACACAGACTTCAGACGGACCTTTCCGACGCAGAGTTGGTCGAGCGAGCCCGTGCTGGGGAGGATGCAGCGATGAGTGCTCTGGTGCAGCGCTACCACGGCGCCTCGTACCGTGTGGCCTTATCTGTGGTAGGCGATAGCGACACGGCGATGGACGTAGCCCAGGACACGTTCTTGAAGGCGTTCCGTTCGCTGGATCGATTTCGAGGCGATGCATCGTTCAAAACCTGGCTGCTGACCATTACGGCGAACGAAGCGCGAGGCGTTCTGCGCAAGCGTCAGCGGCGGCAGGAAATATCGATCGACGATGCAGGTCCCATCAGTGCCGATGGAATCGATCCGGTGGAGGCGGCCGCGATCACGGACGAATCGACGAGAGCACGCACCATGCTGGAGCGGTTACCGGAGAAGCAAAAACTATCCGTCTCGCTTCGGATCGATGAAGGACTGAGTTTCAGAGAGATCGGAGACGTGATCGGGTCGAGCGAAGGCGCGGCCCGAGTGAACTACTTCCACGGAGTCCGAAGGCTGAGGGAGATGATGGAATGA
- a CDS encoding molybdenum cofactor biosynthesis protein MoaE, giving the protein MISAFVGPDPIDPTDLFRRVGSDEDGASLLFVGVVRDHADGRPVSGMRYDAYADMAQTVLCEIASEAAARLGTDRLVVVHRTGDLAIGEVSVAIAASSPHRAESFDATRYVIEEIKKRLPIWKKEHYADGTAEWVKGTVPPVGEPR; this is encoded by the coding sequence TTGATTTCCGCCTTCGTCGGCCCTGACCCCATTGATCCGACCGACTTGTTTCGACGTGTCGGCTCGGACGAGGACGGCGCCTCCTTGCTCTTCGTGGGTGTAGTTCGTGACCATGCCGATGGTCGTCCCGTGAGCGGGATGCGGTATGACGCCTATGCCGACATGGCCCAGACCGTGCTCTGTGAGATTGCGAGCGAGGCAGCCGCCCGGCTGGGCACGGATCGGCTCGTGGTCGTGCACCGCACCGGTGACCTCGCGATCGGAGAGGTATCCGTTGCGATTGCGGCATCGAGTCCGCATCGCGCCGAGTCGTTCGACGCGACCAGGTACGTCATCGAGGAGATCAAGAAGCGTCTCCCCATCTGGAAGAAGGAACACTATGCGGACGGGACCGCCGAGTGGGTCAAGGGCACCGTTCCTCCCGTAGGAGAGCCAAGGTGA
- a CDS encoding MoaD/ThiS family protein translates to MNPLLTAHSPVSFSVNALFFAAYRDLVGSGEIAVELREGATVADLVADLRGRGAPFDFLPTEPAIAVNHTYAFMDEVLNPNDEVAFIPPVAGG, encoded by the coding sequence ATGAACCCTCTCCTCACGGCCCACTCTCCCGTGTCCTTTTCTGTCAATGCACTCTTCTTCGCTGCGTACCGAGATCTCGTCGGAAGTGGTGAAATCGCGGTGGAGTTGCGTGAGGGTGCCACGGTCGCGGACCTCGTTGCGGACCTGAGAGGGAGAGGCGCGCCGTTTGACTTTCTGCCGACGGAGCCCGCGATCGCCGTCAATCACACATACGCGTTCATGGATGAAGTCCTGAATCCGAACGACGAAGTCGCTTTCATCCCACCTGTGGCGGGGGGATAG
- a CDS encoding FKBP-type peptidyl-prolyl cis-trans isomerase has product MTNRPHLTKSLVALVLACTLAACGGGTATRDPASADWDPADLFYSLQLGIDLSEFERTSSGLYVQDVEIGDGPLARRTSRVWIHYVGWLPDGTVFDASLGGDPYHLRLGGSEVIRGWNEGIVGMKRGGTRRLVVRPGLGYGSRGRGDIPPGATLVFELELIDVD; this is encoded by the coding sequence ATGACGAACAGACCTCATCTTACAAAATCTCTTGTAGCCCTAGTCCTCGCTTGTACCCTCGCAGCGTGTGGAGGCGGTACGGCGACCCGAGACCCCGCGTCAGCAGATTGGGACCCGGCCGATCTCTTCTATTCCCTCCAGCTCGGAATCGATCTGTCCGAGTTCGAACGCACCTCTTCGGGCCTCTATGTCCAGGATGTCGAGATCGGGGACGGGCCGCTCGCTCGGCGCACGAGCCGGGTCTGGATTCACTATGTCGGCTGGCTTCCTGACGGAACCGTGTTCGACGCGAGCTTGGGCGGCGATCCCTACCACCTCAGGCTCGGTGGAAGTGAAGTGATCCGTGGATGGAACGAGGGAATCGTCGGCATGAAGCGCGGCGGCACCCGCCGTCTGGTGGTTCGCCCAGGGCTGGGCTACGGATCCCGAGGTCGGGGGGATATCCCGCCCGGAGCGACGCTAGTATTCGAATTGGAGCTAATAGATGTCGACTGA
- a CDS encoding threonine/serine dehydratase: MTLPDFSLPRLEIAHKRIAAAVHRTPLAYSRTLSERVGAEVWLKCENLQKTGAFKVRGALNRLLTLSDKERARGVATISAGNHAQAVAWAASATGVQSVVVMPEHASPTKVRASQEYGAEVILHGDASAAFKRVLEVSEERGLTFVHPFDDEEVIAGHASCGLEILEDAPEVGTVVIPVGGGGLSSAISVALAASGSDAAIWGVEPEGAAGMHDSLAAGHAVHLDRVDTVADGLGAPMAGVLNHAILAEYAEGVVLVEDAEIIAALALILERTKLLVEPSGAAGLAAMLSGNIQVDDDRPVVIVLSGGNADLEQLASLLAQRDGPSNDPLATGTSATSPPDANPSASD, from the coding sequence ATGACCCTTCCGGATTTTTCTCTGCCCAGGCTGGAGATCGCACACAAGCGTATCGCCGCGGCCGTCCACCGGACGCCCCTGGCCTACTCCCGTACTCTCTCCGAGCGTGTCGGGGCCGAGGTTTGGCTCAAATGTGAGAACCTTCAGAAGACGGGCGCGTTCAAGGTTCGGGGGGCTCTCAACCGGCTCCTGACCCTGAGCGACAAGGAGCGAGCTCGCGGAGTCGCCACGATCTCTGCCGGGAACCACGCGCAGGCAGTAGCCTGGGCCGCCTCGGCAACGGGAGTCCAGAGTGTCGTCGTGATGCCCGAGCACGCTTCACCGACTAAAGTGCGCGCGAGCCAGGAGTACGGAGCCGAAGTCATTCTTCATGGCGACGCCTCCGCAGCATTCAAGCGAGTCCTCGAGGTGAGCGAGGAGCGCGGACTGACCTTTGTCCACCCGTTCGACGACGAAGAGGTCATAGCTGGACACGCGTCGTGCGGTCTCGAGATACTTGAGGATGCACCCGAGGTCGGCACGGTAGTCATTCCCGTCGGCGGTGGTGGCCTTTCATCGGCGATTTCCGTGGCCCTTGCTGCATCCGGCTCTGACGCAGCGATCTGGGGTGTTGAGCCGGAGGGGGCGGCTGGAATGCACGACAGTCTCGCAGCAGGACATGCAGTCCACCTCGATCGGGTGGATACGGTCGCGGACGGCCTGGGGGCCCCGATGGCCGGGGTCCTCAACCATGCGATACTTGCGGAGTACGCAGAGGGTGTGGTCCTCGTCGAAGATGCCGAGATCATCGCCGCACTCGCTCTGATCCTGGAGCGCACCAAGTTGCTGGTCGAGCCTTCGGGCGCGGCAGGCCTAGCCGCAATGCTCTCGGGAAATATCCAGGTCGATGACGACCGGCCGGTCGTCATCGTGTTGAGCGGAGGCAACGCAGACCTCGAGCAGTTGGCTTCCCTTCTGGCTCAGCGCGATGGACCCTCAAATGATCCGTTGGCTACCGGGACATCGGCTACGAGCCCACCTGATGCAAACCCTTCGGCTTCGGACTAG
- a CDS encoding integration host factor subunit beta: protein MTKADLVEQVAEAIGPGITKKDCALVVDGFLNAVKLALANNENIEIRGFGTFKVRKRKTRMARNPRTGDSVEVPSRSVPVFKPSKHLRARVERLDKISSF, encoded by the coding sequence ATGACGAAGGCAGACTTGGTGGAACAGGTAGCCGAAGCCATCGGCCCTGGAATCACCAAGAAAGATTGTGCGTTGGTTGTGGACGGCTTTCTGAACGCGGTGAAGCTGGCGCTCGCCAACAACGAGAACATTGAGATCCGCGGCTTCGGCACTTTCAAGGTTCGTAAACGGAAGACGCGCATGGCGCGGAATCCGCGGACGGGCGACTCCGTAGAGGTTCCCTCCCGCTCTGTGCCTGTCTTCAAGCCCTCCAAGCATCTTCGGGCCCGCGTCGAGCGTCTGGACAAGATCAGCAGCTTCTAG
- the trxA gene encoding thioredoxin: protein MSDETTATGVSLRCGFCLEINEVDLSTSTNRPACTACSKPMLLDRPVKVAQEDFERTVLQAKVPVLVDFYADWCAPCKMVAPLMDEVAQQQMGKMLVVKIDTDASQDIAMRYEIRSIPTVIVFAGGEEVERSLGFEPERVRGFVEKAVA from the coding sequence TTGAGTGACGAAACGACCGCGACCGGAGTGTCCCTGCGTTGCGGTTTCTGTCTCGAGATCAACGAGGTCGACCTGTCGACCTCGACTAACCGTCCAGCGTGTACGGCGTGTAGCAAGCCGATGCTGCTCGATAGGCCTGTGAAGGTGGCCCAGGAAGATTTCGAGCGCACGGTTCTTCAGGCCAAGGTGCCTGTTCTCGTCGACTTCTATGCGGACTGGTGCGCGCCGTGCAAGATGGTGGCGCCGCTGATGGACGAAGTCGCACAACAGCAGATGGGTAAGATGCTCGTGGTGAAGATCGACACCGATGCCTCGCAGGACATCGCGATGCGATACGAGATTCGCAGCATTCCGACGGTCATCGTCTTCGCTGGCGGTGAGGAGGTCGAGCGCAGTCTGGGGTTCGAGCCTGAACGCGTGCGGGGCTTCGTCGAAAAGGCGGTGGCATGA
- a CDS encoding zf-HC2 domain-containing protein, with protein MKETECGTVRELLPGFGTNRIEARDAEHVEAHLSGCAECREELELVESLFAARPQPPVDSVAQILAGVHAERRRGRRPWWGISAAAAIALAIGVGIALDPDAVRTGAPEYATELAEGELWLSDGGLVAGAPTLEGLSDEALQALFDELTAGSAGGAV; from the coding sequence ATGAAAGAGACAGAGTGTGGCACGGTCAGGGAGTTACTTCCGGGATTCGGCACGAACCGAATCGAAGCACGGGATGCGGAACACGTCGAAGCACATCTCTCGGGCTGCGCTGAGTGTCGAGAGGAACTGGAGTTGGTCGAGAGCCTGTTTGCCGCGCGGCCACAGCCTCCGGTGGATTCTGTTGCGCAGATTCTTGCCGGAGTGCATGCAGAGCGCCGCCGTGGGAGACGGCCCTGGTGGGGTATTTCTGCCGCCGCCGCTATCGCGTTGGCGATCGGCGTCGGCATCGCCTTGGACCCCGACGCCGTGCGGACCGGGGCTCCGGAGTACGCGACCGAGCTGGCAGAGGGTGAACTCTGGCTGAGTGATGGCGGACTCGTTGCTGGGGCACCGACGCTGGAGGGCCTCTCCGATGAGGCGCTACAGGCCTTGTTTGATGAGCTCACTGCAGGCAGCGCCGGGGGTGCAGTCTAA
- a CDS encoding class II glutamine amidotransferase, whose product MCRLLAYLGEPTRVASLVYGGDHSLYQQSWAPHELISGSVNADGYGVVWYHESRPARIAEARPIWYDDDLRQTLDTIRAGTVIAALRNGTPGIPVDRSGLLPMVDDQWSFVLNGFVPDFRASHMRALRSTLPDELYGRLRGASDSETLFLLALAEVRNGTSLVDALIAVVRRVTERVGQEEAQLNMVLSDGEVLAAVRSSNVDRTNSMYTATGSNLAPDGHILTSEPPEGDSDWNHIPDHTSVVIDACGVTQSPLVSG is encoded by the coding sequence ATGTGCCGACTGCTGGCTTATCTGGGTGAGCCGACGAGGGTCGCCTCGCTCGTGTATGGCGGTGACCACTCGCTCTACCAGCAGAGCTGGGCTCCGCATGAACTGATCTCCGGGTCTGTGAACGCGGATGGCTACGGAGTGGTCTGGTATCACGAAAGCAGGCCGGCTCGAATCGCGGAGGCCCGGCCTATCTGGTACGACGACGATCTCCGTCAAACACTTGATACGATTCGGGCCGGGACGGTAATAGCGGCGTTGCGGAACGGTACACCAGGCATTCCCGTGGATCGATCCGGCCTGCTGCCGATGGTCGATGACCAGTGGAGCTTCGTGCTCAACGGATTCGTACCTGACTTCCGAGCCAGCCACATGCGCGCGTTGCGCTCGACGCTTCCAGACGAGCTTTACGGTCGGCTGCGAGGGGCATCGGATTCCGAGACCCTCTTTCTATTGGCCCTGGCGGAAGTCCGAAACGGCACGAGCCTCGTCGACGCCCTGATTGCCGTGGTCCGGCGGGTCACGGAGAGAGTCGGGCAGGAGGAAGCTCAGCTGAACATGGTTCTATCGGACGGGGAGGTTCTCGCCGCCGTCCGAAGCAGCAATGTGGACCGAACCAACTCTATGTACACGGCGACGGGCTCGAACCTCGCCCCGGACGGTCACATCCTGACGTCAGAACCCCCGGAGGGCGACTCAGACTGGAACCACATCCCGGACCACACCTCAGTTGTAATCGATGCATGCGGAGTCACGCAGTCCCCGCTCGTGTCAGGCTGA
- the moaA gene encoding GTP 3',8-cyclase MoaA — MIDQFGRRVEYLRVSVTDKCNLRCVYCMPEEGLPWLKREQLLSYEEIAEIVRTMAGMGLKRVRITGGEPLVRRDLPDLVKMIAAVPEIDDLSLSTNAVLLEDQAEALRDAGIQRLNVSLDSLRADRVDSISRRPGSFPKIMAGLDAAEAAGFSPIKINVVLIRGQNDDEIEDFAAITRERPWHIRFIEMMPTGANLELSEKQFISCTEALRRIEKIDALEPVEGPFGNGPALYHKFPGAPGTIGVITPMSHNYCDRCNRMRLTADGQLRPCLFGSMQTNLRDPLRAGEDLVPHIVETLQTKPERHYLIQGSSAGSGGLIALSQTGG, encoded by the coding sequence GTGATCGATCAATTCGGCCGTCGCGTGGAGTATCTGCGCGTGTCTGTCACGGACAAGTGCAACTTGCGATGTGTCTACTGCATGCCGGAGGAAGGGCTGCCGTGGCTCAAGCGTGAGCAACTGCTCAGCTACGAGGAGATTGCTGAGATCGTACGGACGATGGCTGGCATGGGACTGAAACGCGTCCGGATCACGGGTGGCGAACCCCTCGTGCGTCGAGACCTGCCCGACCTGGTCAAGATGATCGCGGCCGTCCCGGAGATCGATGATCTCTCGCTGTCCACGAACGCGGTGCTCCTCGAGGACCAGGCCGAAGCGCTGCGTGATGCGGGCATCCAGCGCCTTAACGTCTCACTTGATTCACTCAGGGCCGACCGAGTCGACAGTATCTCGCGACGTCCGGGCTCGTTCCCCAAGATCATGGCGGGCCTCGACGCTGCTGAGGCTGCGGGCTTCTCCCCGATCAAGATCAACGTGGTGCTCATCCGAGGGCAGAATGATGACGAGATCGAGGACTTTGCCGCGATCACACGCGAGCGCCCTTGGCACATCCGGTTCATCGAGATGATGCCCACCGGGGCGAACCTCGAGCTGAGCGAGAAGCAGTTCATATCGTGCACCGAAGCGCTGCGGCGCATCGAGAAGATCGACGCGCTCGAACCGGTCGAGGGTCCGTTCGGAAATGGGCCGGCACTGTATCACAAGTTCCCCGGGGCCCCAGGCACGATCGGGGTCATCACTCCGATGAGTCACAACTACTGCGATCGATGCAACCGGATGCGGCTTACGGCCGATGGTCAGCTGCGGCCGTGTCTTTTTGGGTCGATGCAGACGAACCTGAGGGATCCACTTCGGGCGGGTGAAGACCTTGTTCCGCACATCGTTGAGACGCTCCAGACCAAGCCTGAGCGGCACTATCTGATTCAGGGCAGCTCTGCCGGTTCGGGTGGCCTGATCGCGTTGTCGCAGACCGGAGGCTGA